The DNA window ATAAATGAATTCTTTGCTAAAAAGTCGAATGAAAACCGCAATAAAAATCTGAAAATGTTATTTGGCATACAAGAAGGATTTGCCAGTGACTTGATGTTAGCACAAGATCATTGTCGAAAAATAGTGGAAGAAGTATCTCCGGTAGACGATAAAAAAATAAAAACTATCCAACAGCAATTTACTACTCCTTTTATATCCAATTATGTGGCATTATGCAATAATCAGACAATTGCTAAACTGGAAGCCAATAAGAAAAAGACAGGTTTTGTAGTAAACGAGACTCCTAAAACAGAAGCTGATAAGATTTTTGATGGCATTATAAATAAGTACAAGGGAAAAGTCATTTATGTTGATTTTTGGGCTACTTGGTGTGGTCCATGCCGCGGTGGCATAGAACAAATTAAACCACTTAAAGAAGAACTAGCCGGTAAAGATATTGTGTTTGTTTACATCACCAATCCATCGTCACCACAAAGCACATGGTCTAATATGATTCCCGATATTAAGGGAGAACATTATCGTGTTACAACAGATGAATGGAATTTTCTAACTTCTATGTTTAATATTTCAGGTATACCACATTATGTGTTAGTAGGAAAGTCGGGTGAAATCATAAATCCCAATTTTGGACATTTCGACAATCAAATGCTAAAACGAGAATTAGAGAAGTATATTAAGAACTAATACAAGTGTATGTATCGCTTTTATTTAAACAAAAACAATATCAATGAATCAATCATTATGAAGAAAATAATCTTAGTTTCAATCATTCTTGCAGTAACCGCTTTTGATGCTTTTTCTCAAAACAAACATGAATCAATCAAGGAGCTATTCAGTTTAATGAAGACAGAATCAATGTTTGATAAACTTATGATTCCGTTTCAGAACTTACAAAAGGATAGTGTTTCAAAAGGGGTAACAGGTTCATTAATGAATTCAATTAAACCAATGTTTAAGAAAATCATGGACGAAGATATGGTTGGAATATATGACAGGTATTATACTGAACAGGAAATAAAAGACCTGATTCGTTTTTATAAAACCAAGACAGGACAGAAGCTTATAAATTCAGCACCTGACATTCAAAATGAACTAATGAATATAATTAAAACTAAATACTTGGGAGAGTTTTTAAAAGACCCAATTTTTAAACCCGAAAACATAACAATCAACACTAAACCGAAACACGTGGCTGATTCAGCTTTTATTGCTCAAATGAAGAAAGAGTATTTGGATATGGATACTTCAAATATTAAAAATGCCACTGCCGAACAAAAGCTGATTTTTAAAAAAGCAATAGGCAGAATGGATCCTTACGTAAAATATGAAAATAAAACTTTCCATTTTGCGATAACAAAAGGGAGTGAAGTAAATATGTCGGATCGATTGTTTGAACTAATGAAAAAAGTTATATTGAACACTAATTCAATAATAAAAGACTTGAATGTTGCGCCCGATAAAAATGATCCGACGGTTATGCGCGGCATTCCGGAGAAAAGCAATTGATTATTAAAGTTGAATTTATTCTGAAGCCTTTTTTAGCGGAAGGATACATCTTGATTTTAAAAAAAACAAAACTCAAATTCATCTCCACCATCTTCCACTAAAA is part of the uncultured Bacteroides sp. genome and encodes:
- a CDS encoding DUF2059 domain-containing protein; translation: MKKIILVSIILAVTAFDAFSQNKHESIKELFSLMKTESMFDKLMIPFQNLQKDSVSKGVTGSLMNSIKPMFKKIMDEDMVGIYDRYYTEQEIKDLIRFYKTKTGQKLINSAPDIQNELMNIIKTKYLGEFLKDPIFKPENITINTKPKHVADSAFIAQMKKEYLDMDTSNIKNATAEQKLIFKKAIGRMDPYVKYENKTFHFAITKGSEVNMSDRLFELMKKVILNTNSIIKDLNVAPDKNDPTVMRGIPEKSN